In the genome of Acidobacteriota bacterium, the window CGAAGACCCGGGGCTTGTCGGGGGAGAGATTGATCACGCAGTTGGAGATCGCCACGTCCACCGAGCGGGGCTCGATGCCGGCCCCGGGCAGGTCCTCGAGATAGCCCTGGCGGAAATCTACCGTGGTGCGGGTCAGGCCCAGCCGACGGCACTGCTGGTCGGCACGGGTGCGGCCGATGTCGAGTTGCTCTTCGGTCATGTCCAGGCCGATCACCCGACCCGTGTCTCCCGCCAGGGCCGCACAGACGAAGGCGTCCCGGCCTGTTCCGCAGCCCAGATCGAGGATCGTGCAGCCCTCGATGGCGTCGGGGATCGGTGACCCGCAGCCGTAGAAGCGGGAGACGATGGCGGGGTCGATGCGGGAGAGGATGGATGCCAGATGAGGCGGCGGAGCCTCGGCGCAGCAACAGGCATGGGTCTTCAGGTCCGCGCTGGAGGCGAGCACCTTCGAGTAGTAGTGGCGAACGGAGTCGATGTCCCGTTGAGAGCTCATGGTTTTCCTCGGCGTCGAGTGGATGCTCCTAGCCTGCCCCGGCGTGGTCGCGGAGGCAAGCGGGTGGCGAAGCAGCCCGCCGGTGGGCCGAAAAAGCCTTGTTGCCGCCGGCCCGACGTCGTAGGATCCGCGCCGTGGAGACCCTGGATCGCTTCCTGGCCCTGGCGGTGGACTACGCCTGGGGCACCCCGCTGCTCGTGCTGCTCGTGGGCGGCGGGCTGATCCTGACGATCTACAGCCGCTTCCTCCCTTTTCGCGGGTTGCTCCATGCCGTGGACATCCTCCGAGGCCGTTACGATCGACCCGACGATCCGGGGCAGATCAGTCATTTCCATGCCTTGAGCACGGCCCTCTCCTCGACCATCGGGATGGGCAATATCGGCGGTGTGGCGGTGGCCATCACCCAGGGCGGCCCCGGTGCCGTGTTCTGGATGTGGGTCGCGGCCGTCGTCGGCATGGCGACCAAGTTCTTCACCTGCACCCTGGCCGTGCTCTATCGCGGCAAGGACAGCGCGGGGGAGATCCAGGGCGGCCCGATGTATTACATCGAGATGGGGCTGGGGCGGCGCTGGCGCTTTCTGGCGGTGTTCTTCTCGATCTGCGGCCTGGTGGGTTGCGTGGGCATGTTCCAGACCAACCAGCTGGCGGAGATCGTCCAGGAGACCCTGGCCATCGATCCCTGGCTGACGGGGCTGGTCAGCGTCAGCCTTGTGACCGTCGTGATTCTCGGTGGTATCCAGCGTATCGCAGCGGTGGCGAGCCGGCTGGTGCCCCTGATGTGCGGACTGTACCTGGTCATCGCGGTGATCATTCTGGCCCATCACCTGCCGGCCTTGCCCGGGCTGTTGGCGCAGATTTTTCACGATGCCTTCAGCGGCACGGCCCTGGGAGGGGGCGCCCAGGGTATCGCGGTCAGGACGGTGATCCAGACCGGGATCAAGCGGGCGGCCTTCTCCAACGAGGCCGGTATCGGCACGGCTCCCATGGCCCACGGTGCCGCTCGTACCCGCGAGCCGGTGCGGGAGGGGCTGGTGGCCATGATCGGTCCGCTGATCGACACCGTGGTGGTCTGCACCATCACCGCCCTGGTGGTGCTCTCTTCGGGAATCGCGCAGAGCGGCGAGATCCAGGGCGCCGCCCTGACCGCCCAGGCCTTCGAGGCCACCCTGGGGGGGGCGGGCAAGCTGGCGCTGGTGGTGATCGTCGCCCTTTTCGGGCTGACCACCATGTTCGGCTATTCCTACTACGGCCGGAAGTGCTTTGCCTACCTCTTCGGCGCCGAGCGGGCGCGGATCTACGATGTCTTCTACCTGGTGATGCTCTTCATCGGCGCCGTCTGGTCGGCGGACATGGTGGTCAACCTCCTCGACACCGCCTTCGCCCTGATGGCCCTGCCCAATCTGCTGGCCACGCTGGCGCTCTCCCCGAGGGTGATGGCCGCGACTCGGGACTACTTCCGCCGTCAGCGGGTCTGAAGGGCCTTTTCGACAGGACGGTGATTCCCGTGTATAGGAAGGGTCCCGGGATTTCGCCCGGCCGGTGGAAAATGATGAACGAAGCTCAGCCGCCCCGCGCCGCCTCCGAGAACGTCACCGTCGTCGAATCGGGCGACAAGACGATCCATATCGTGGGCACCGCCCACGTTTCCCGCCAGAGTGTCGAGGAAGTGCAGCGGGTGATCCGCGAGATCCGGCCCGAGACGGTGTGCATCGAACTCGATGCCAATCGACTCCAGGCGCTGACCGACGCCGGCCGTTGGCGGAAGCTGGACATCTTCCAGGTGATCCGCCAGCGCAAGGTGCCTTTCCTGCTGGCCAACCTGGCGCTCTCCGCCTACCAGGCCCGGCTCGGAGAAAAACTCGGGGTGCGTCCGGGGGCCGAGATGCTTGCCGCGCTCGAAGCCGCCGGGGAGGTGGGCGCCGAGGTGGTGCTGGCCGACCGGGACATCCAGATTACGCTCAAGCGCACCTGGGGCGGGCTTTCCCTGTGGAGTCGGCTCAAGCTCTTCGGGGCCTTGCTCAGCGGTTTCTTCGACGACGAGGAGATCACCGAAGAACAGCTCGAGGAACTCAAGCAGGGTGATCTGCTGGGCGAGATGATGAAAGAGTTCGCCGAGTCCCTGCCCCAGGTCAAGACGCCGCTGATCGACGAGCGCGACGTTTACCTGATGAAGAAGGTCGAGCAGGCGCCGGGCCGGGTGATCGTCGCCGTGGTGGGCGCGGCCCACGTGCCCGGCATGGTGCGGCATGCCGGAGAACCGGTGGACCTGGCGGCCCTCGAGACCCTGCCGCCGCCGAGCCGCGCGATCGGCATGATCAAGTGGGTGATCCCGAGCCTTGTCCTGGCGGCCTTCACCTGGGGCTACTTCAAGCTCCAGGGGCAGGATCTCTCCCAGCTCCTCGTGGCCTGGGTGCTGCCCAACGCCCTGTTCGCCGGCCTGTTCAGCCTGCTGGCGGGCTCGAGGCTGCTGACGGCGGTCAGCGCTTTCGTGGCCTCGCCGATCACCTCTCTCAATCCGACGATCCAGGCGGGCATGGTGGCGGGGTTGGTGGAGGCCTGGCTGCGCCGACCCACGGTGGAGGACTGCGAGCGCGTTCGGGAAGATTCGCGCACGCTGCGGGGCCTCTACCGCAATCGCTTCACCCGTGTGCTGCTGGTCTCCGTGGCGGCCAGCCTGGGATCGGCCCTGGGGGCCTACGTGGGTATCGGGTGGATGATCACCCTGCTCAATCGTCTGTCCGCCTGATCCTGCGGTCCGGCGTCATCCCCTGAGCCGCAGCCAGGAGCGTTTGATGGCCCGGGAGAGACGCTCGACCAGGGTGCGTCGATAGCCCTCGGCCTGGGCCGCCGCGTCGTCGGGATTGTGCCCCAGGCGCAGTTTGATGCAGGCGTTGATGTCGAAGCGGCGGGCCAGGCGGAAGAGGTAGTGGTTGAACGGGGCGATGCCGGGCCGTCGAACCACCGCGGCGCCGAAGTCGATGATCACCGGGTGCCGGCTGTCGACCACCAGCAGGTTGTCTTTCTTTTTCAAGTCCCCATGGGCTACCTGGCGGCTGTGCAGGGTTTCGATCAGCTCTTGGAGTTCCTGGAAGAATTGTCGTCGATCGACGATCTCGGCGCCGCGGAAGGGCACGCCCTGCACCAGGGAGAGCAGCAGCAGGCGGCCGCGCACCAGGCCCAGGCAACGGGGAACTCCCGGCAGCCCCGCCAGGCGGGTGTAGGCCCGGTATTCGTTGCGCAGCATCCAGCGACGGGCCCAGCCCACCGGCCCCCGGCCCAGCGCGGCCTTGATCACCAGGGGTGGGTCGTGGTCGGCGTAGAGATAGACCTGGCCCTGGTAGCCGCGGCCGAGGACGTTGGCGCCGACGGCGGCACTGGCCTCCGTCCAGCGCAGGAGCGCGGCTTCGTCGAGAGTCCGAGGAGGGTGTGATCCCGCGCTCCGGCCGGGGTGGCTCATCAGGTCTTCGCGCTCAGGGAAGCTGCAGCTTGTACCACAGCACGTAGAGCCAGATCAGCAGGAAAAGGGCGATGATCGGTTCCCCGTTGGCTTTCAGGGATTGGTTGAACGACCAGTGACCGACTCCCGAGCGCTCGAACGGCGTCAGCCGCGGCAGCAGGGCCCGGGTGCGTTGCGACCACTGTTCCCAGCGGTTGCCGAAGAGTCCGTGGAGCTTGGCGTCCTCCTGGCGGATCGCCGGCGGATAGAAGGCCAGCAGGAAGAAGAGGAACAGGGGGTAGCTCCACCACAGCCCCGAAGCCAGGCAGAACCCCAGCCCGATGAGGATGTTGCCCACGTAGAGCGGGTGGCGGACGAAGGCGTAAGGGCCGTCGGTGGCCAGTTCCCGGTCTTTCTTGACATGGCCGGAGGCCCACAGGCGAATCAGGATACCCAGCCCGGCGCCTCCCACGCCCCACCAGAAGACCTCGGGCAGGGGGCGGCCCATAAGGCTGACCAGAACGCTGAACAGGACGCCCAGCAACTGGCGGAAGCGTTCACGGCGGTGTTGCAGGTCCCAGAGCAGGCGGCGCAGGCCCAGCACGCCCTTGGGCGGTCTCTCGCTGGTCAATCGAAACTCCTTTGCCCGGTTCGGAAGGACCGGGAGCGGGATTGTAACCCTCTTCGGGGCGCCTGGGGCAGCGTGTACAATGGTCGGGCGCCTCACCCGCGCTCTTCCCGCCCGAGGGATCCCTGTACTGATGGACGACATCGCCCAGCCCCCGTCGGAGGGGCCCGAACGCGACCGGGAAGATCTCTTGCGGCTCGCCTCCCTGGCCGCCCACCAGTTGCGCTCGCCCCTCAACTCGATCCAGACCCTGCTGAGCACCGTGATCGGCGGCTTCGTCGGACCTGTCGATCCCCGCCAGCGCCAACTCCTCGAAAAGGCCGTGGCGAGCTGCGGCGACGGCATCCACCTGGTGGCGGACCTGATGCGCCTGCGCAGCCTGGAAGATCTCTCCGCCGAGAGCCTGGCGCCGGTCAATCTCCTGTCGATCCTGGAATCCGTTCGGGAGCGGGTCTCCGAGCCGGCCCGGGAAAAGGAGATCGAGCTGTGCGACAAGGTGGAGGTGGCCGACCCGGCGGACGCTTGGGTGCGGGGTGATCCGGGGGCGGTGGAGGAGATCCTTTTCGTGCTGGCGGACAATGCCGTCAAGTACACTCCCCGGGGGGGGCGGGTGTGTTTCGAGATTCGCCGCGCCGGGTCCGAAGGCGGGGAACTGGAATTCGCCGTCGCCGACACGGGTATCGGGATTCCCGCCGAAATGCGGGAGCAGGTCTTCGACGAGTTCTTCCGCGCGCCCAATGCCAGGGAGATGACCCGGGAGGGCTCCGGGCTCGGCCTGGCGTTCGCCCGGAGAGCGGCGCAAAGGCTCGGGGGCAGCCTGGCGCTGGAGACTGCCGAGGGCGGCGGGACGCGGGCGGTGCTGCGTCTCGAGCGCTGCCCGGAATGCGCCCAGGGCGACGCGGCCGGCGGACAGGCCCGCACGGCCGAAAAGGCGGCGACCTGGACCGCCGCCCGGCCCGTCAGCCGGCGGGTCGTGGTGGTCGGCGGTGTCGCCGCGGGCTCCAAGGTGGCGGCCAAGGTGATGCGGCTGGATCCGGACGCCGATGTCACCGTCGTCGAGCGGGGTCGGGCCCTGTCATACGCGGGCTGCGGGTTGCCCTACTACATCTCGGGGGTCGTGGCACGGCAGCGGGATCTGATCAGCACGCCCCTGGGGGAAGAACGGGATTCGGCGCTCTTTCACGACCTGCGTAACGTGCGCACCCTGGACCTGACCGAGGCCCTGGAGATCGACCGGCCGAAGCGCAAGGTGCGGGTGCGTTCGCTGGTGGACGGTCGCCGCCGCTGGCTGTCCTACGACGTGCTGGTGCTGGCCACCGGGGCGTCACCGGTGATTCCGAAGATCGAAGGCGTGGATCTCGCCGGTGTCTACACCCTCCATGGTGTGGAGAGCGCCGAAGCGATCAAGGAAGAGTTGCGTTCGGGCGCGGCGAAGGACGTGGTCATCGTCGGTGCGGGGCTGCTGGGCTCGGAGATCACAGAGTCGGTGGCAGTCACCGGCGCCCGGGTCAGCCTGGTGGAAAAGCAAGAGCGGGTGATGGGGCTGATCGACCCGGACCTGGCCCTGTTGCTCGAGCGCCGGCTGTCGGCCAGCGGTGTGAAGATCGCCACCGGACGGGAGGTGCTGCGGCTGGAAGGGGACGGCCGGGTCCAGCGGGTCGTGCTCGATGACGGCCGGGTACTGGCCTGCGACTTCGTGATCCTCGCCGCGGGAGTGCGGCCCAACGTGGAACTTGCTCTCCAGGCCGGCCTGGAACTGGGCCCCACCGGAGCGGTGGCCGTGGACGAGCGGCAGCTCACCTCCGATCCGCGGATCTACGCCGTGGGCGATTGTGCCGAACAGCGCCACCTGGTGACCGGTGAGCGGACCTGGATCCCCATGGGATCGACGGCTCTCAAGCAGGCGCGGGTGGCGGCGATCAACCTGTGCGGCGGAGACGATCGTTTCGAGGGCGTGGTGGGCAGCACGGTGATCAAGATTTTCGATCAGACCGTGGCCCGCACCGGGCTGGGGGAGCGCCAGGCGATCGAGGCCGGTTTCGACCCCGTCACGGCGATCGTGCCCAGCCTGGACTGCGCTCACTACATTCCCACGGCCCGGCCGATTCTGCTCAAGGTGGTCGCGGACCGCGCCAGCCGGAAACTGCTCGGTGTGCAGGGTATCGGGCGGGGCGACGTGGCCAAGCGGGTCGACGTGGCCGCGGTGGCGCTGACGGCGGAGATGAGTGTGGACCGGCTCTCCCACCTCGATCTCTGCTTCGCTCCGCCCTACGGCCTGGCCATCGACAGTCTGCTGGCGGCGGGCAACATCATCCGCAACAAGCTCGATGGGCTGTTTACGGGGATTTCCGCGGCGGCCATGCGCCGGCGACTCCAGTCCCCCGAACCGCCCTACGTGCTCGATGTGCGCCTGCCCTCGGCGTTCGAGGCCAAGCGCCTGCCGGGCAGCGTGAACATCCCGCTGGGCTCCCTGCGCGGCCGGCTCCACGAATTACCGGAGGATCGGCTCATCGTGCTCGTCTCCCGAACCGGGCTCAAGAGTTACGAGGCGGCGCTGATCCTCGTCGACCGCGGTTTCACCGACGTCACCCTGCTCGACGGTGGACTCGAAGCGTGGCCCTGGGCGCTCGAGCACCTCTGAGCCTTGACGTCCCGCACACGCTTCCGTGGAAGAGGCCGGATCAGCGGGTTGCGGGATCTCCCGCGGTCGTCCGCCGGGAACGAAGGACATCGAGGTTGTAGAGGAGCAGAGCGCACCAGACGCCGCCGAAGGCGATGATCTCCGCGCCACGGGCCTGCTCTCCGTAGACCAGCACCGCCAGCGCGAAGTGCAGCGACGGCGCCAGGTACTGCAGCAGGCCCATGGTGGCCAGCCGCAGGCGGCGTGCCCCGGCCACGTACCACAGCAAGGGCAGCGCGGTGACCGGACCGGCGGCCAGCAGGAGCAGGTCGGTGCTCCGGTCCACGTGCAGAAAGGCCAGCTCGCCGCGCAGGCCCATCACCACCAGGTAGCCCAGGGCCGCGGGCAGCAGGAGCAGCGTCTCGAGCAGCAGGCCCTCGGTCGCCTCCAGGCGCGATCGCTTGCGCAGCAGGCCGTAGAGGGCGAAGGAGCCGGCCAGCACCAGGGCCACCGCCGGCAGTTCTCCGCGGGCGACGGTGAGCAGGGTCACCGCCCCGGTGGCGACGCCCACCGCGCTCCACTGCAGCGGTCGGAGGTGCTCGCCCAGGACGAAACGTCCGAGCAACACGCTCAGCAGGGGATTGATGAAATAACCGAGGCTGGCTTGCAGCACCTGGTCGTTGAACACCGCCCAGATGAAGATCAGCCAGTTGGTGGCGATCAGGGTGGTGGTGATGAAGACGGTCGGCGACGGGCGACGGGGCCAGGTGAAGGGTAAGCCCGCCGCCCGGGCGGTGACCAGCATCCAGCCCAGCAGAAGCAGCACGCACCAGGCCACCCGGTGAGCCAGCACCTCGAGGGGAGGGACGTGGTGGACGGCCTTGAAATAGACCGGCACCAGGCCCCACCAGAGGTAGGCCGCCAGAGCGAAGATCACACCCTGGACCCGCGCCGGGGAAGAACCCATGGAGTCGACGTCCTTTCCTTGGTGTTCAGGGCGAGGCTGGTCGCGTTTCGCTCCGGAAGGCCGTCAGCATCCAGGCCCCACCCAGCATCGCGCCGAGAACCACGACGATAGCGGGACCCGTCGGAAAATCCCAATGGAAGGAGATCCCCAGGCCGAGGATGGAGCCCGCCACGCCGGCGGTCCAGCCGATCAGCAGGCGGGGCAGCATCCGTTCGGCGAAGAGGATCGCGATGCAGGCGGGAATCACCAGGTAGCTGAAGACCATCAGCACACCGCCGATCTCCACGGAGAAGGTGATGATCACGCCGAAGGAGAGGTAGAAAAGAAAGTCCCACCCGCGGACCCGCCAGCCCCGGCGCCAGGCCTCGGCGGGATCACGGGAGATCAGCATGAACCGCCGGCGCAGCAGCCAATGACACGCCCCCACGATGGAGTAGATCGCCAGGTCCTTGAGCACCGTGGGCCAGGTCACCCAAAGCAGGCTGCCCGAGAGGGTTTCCTTGATGTGTTCGGCTCCTTCCGGGGCGCGGTCGGCGACCACGATGGCCAGTGCCGAGGCGACGACGAAGGCGATGCCGATCAAGGCCTCCTGGGGGATGCGTTCTTTTCGCTCGCGGCTGAGAGCGAAGAAAGCCGCCGCGAGGAAAGCGAAGCCCATCGAGTAGAGGGTCGATCCGGCTTCGCCGCCGTGATGCCCCAGGGCGAAGCCCACGACGGCGCCGAGAGCGGCGAACTGGGCGACGGCCAGGTCGACGAAGAGCACGCGACGCTCGATGATGTGCACCCCGAAGTAGGTGTGGATGCCCACCAGCACGAGGCAGGCGGCGAGGGGAGCGGCCATGAAGCTCAGCATTTCGGTCATCGGCCCTCCCCGTTCCAGGCGGCGACCAGGCTCTCGATCCACAAGTCCACCAGGTCGAAGTAGGTGTCCGCCCCCGGCGCGCCTCCCACCGAGAGAGGAACGATGACGGGGTGGATGCCGGTCTTCGCCGCGATCTGTTCCGGCTTGCGTTTTTCGAAGTAGTTGGCGGCCAGCAGCACCTCGATGTTTTCGGTCTCGATCTTTCGGATCAGGCGCGAGACATGACCGGCGGTGGGCGGGATTCCCGGCTTGGGCTCGACGTAGTCGACTACTTGCAGGCCCAGCAGGGTCGTCAGGTAGATCCAGTTCTTGTGGTAGCAGACGAGTTTGCGGCCCCACAGGCTGCGGGCCCGGCCGAGCCATCCGCCCAGCTTGTCGGACAGGCCCTGCGCTTCGAGGAAGGCGGGCAATCGGCCCTGGGCTGCGAGGGGGTCGAGGCTGGCGGAATCGAGGAACTCCAGCAGGGTTTCGCCGTACAGGCGCCGATCGATCTCGGCGCGAAACCGGGCCAGGCCTTCCCGGTAGCGGGGACAGGCGCCGGGATCGACCCGGCACAGGCCAGCCGCGATGTTGCCGGCAATCGCCTTGGCCAGAATCGGAGAGGTGTGGATGTGGGGGTTGCCGTAGATATGCACGTCGCCGGCCGCCCGGGAGAGCGACGTGGGTTTGTCCAGCAACTCGACGCCGGCGGCCGCGGCGACGGATCCGGGGGCACCGTCCATGATGCGGCGGTTACCGGCCTTGTCGACCAGGACGGGGGCCCACAGCTCGAGGTCGAGGCCGGTGCTGACGAAGACGTCCGCCCGCCGCAGCATCAGGGCATAGGACGGCTTGGGGCGGATGAAATGGGCGTTGGCATGACCCGGCACGATGGCCTGGGCGTGGACACGCTCTCCGCCGATCTCGCGCGCGATGGCGGCGTAGTCGGAGAGGGTCGTGACGACTTCCAACCGGGAGGCATGGGCGCCGGGGAAGGAAGCGAGGACTGCGAGACAAGTCGCCAGGCGTTGCATCTCTCTCTCCTCTCGGTCAGTAGTTTTCGTGCTTGTGGGGACCGGCGGCGATGGTCAGCTGCAAGCGAAACTCGCGATGAACGCCCGCCGGCCCCGCGTCCTGGTAGGCCCACTCCGCTCGCAGGCGGACGAACTCCGACTGCCACCAACTCAGGTAGGGGGTCCAGCCCCAGCCACGCCGGGCGCTGGCACGCGGGCCGTCGAGGCGGTCGTAACGCAGGCCGGTGATCCAGCGGGCCGACAGCCGCACCTGTCCGTAGAGATAGCCACTCCAGGAATCGATGGCGGGCGCGGCGTCCTGTTCGCGCCGGGAGCGCATCAGCAGGCCCCTGACGAGGACTTCCCGGTAGCGTCCGCGATGGGCTGGATACCAGTTCCAGGTCATATCCAGGGCGTCGAAGGTGTGCTGCAGGGGAAGGCCGGGGCTGGACCGCCCGGCGAGATGGTTCAGGCCCACTTCCAGGTAGGTGTCCGCGCCCAGGTCCCAGTAGTTCTTCAGCCGCAGCAGCCACGCCGGGCGCTCCCACTCCGCTCCGGCGAAGGCCGACTCGTTGTCGGCGTTGAAGACCTCCAGGCTCACTTCGTTGGCCGAGGCCCAGGGGCGTGGGATCAGCCAGTGGAGGAACAGGCCGGTGCCCGTCAGGCCTTCTTCCCCGAAGGCGGTGTCCAGGGCCCAGGGGTAGGTGGACTGGTCGAGGGCGTGAGCGTGGAAGCGGTTGAGCGTTCCGAACTGGGCACGCCTCTTGCCGGCGCTCAGGCTCAGACCGCCGGGCAGGTGGTGCCAGGTGACGTAGCCTTCCTCGAGTTCCGGACTCTCCCCCTCCGGTACGCCGAGGACGAAATGCAGCTTGGAGTACGGGTCGAGGTCGGAACGCAGATCGAGTTCCCAGTGTCCGGCGGAGAAGGCGTCGCGGGTGCTGTCGGAGGCCCGGTAGAACATGTCCCCGGTGATGGAGAGTTCAGGATTGAGGGCCGAGAGATTGCGGGTTCGGGATGTGGCGCCCGGGCTGATCGTCTCCGGCGCGTCTGATGGCCGGGCCGCGCGCCGCGCCGCCTCCCGCAAGCGCTCCCGTTCGGTTTCCCGGGCCTCCCGGCGGCCGGTTTCCTGGAGCCGGGCGAGTTGTTCCGAGACCTCCGCGAGCCGGCGGCGGAGTTCGGCGATTTCTTCCCGCAGTGTGGCGAGAGCCGCCTGTTCGTCCTTCGAGTCCGGGGATTCTGTCGCGGCTTCGGGAACTCGGCCCCCGTCGGCGATGGCAGGGGCGCACGGAACGATCCAGGCGGTCAGGGCTAGGGCGACGATCGGGCAGCGGAACACGGCACACCTCCTTGGGTGAAAACGGGAAACGTCTGCCGGCGGCGGCCGGCAGCGCAGTGGGGGGCTACAAGGAGATGGCGGGGGGAGCGCGACCCTGGGGGAGCCGGAGGGGACGGAGCGGCTGCGGCGGGGAGGCGGGCGCTTCGAGGCGGACGCCGTCGACCCGGTGCGCGGCGGCGCGGGGCGTTTGGGGGTCGAGGGACGGAGCGTGGCTGACCAGGCAGGCGATGCATGAACCCGGGTGGGCCTGCTGCGCCGGCTCCGGGGCGGACAGGTGCTGACCGGCGTCGGCCGGGGCCGGCTGCCGATGGGTGTGGGGTAGGGCGCCGAGCATGGAGGCCGAAACGACCGCCAGGGCCAGCAGGCCGGCGAGCCAGCGGCTTTTTACCAAGCTTCCCATGGTCGGATGATGCCCGAGGTCGGGGCGCGGGGCTACCTCCTCCCGGGAGGCTGCGCCCGGAGCGGCGGCGGCCGTTCCGGGCGCCGACTTGTCGAACCCCCGTCGGGCCGGGATAATCGGGGCGTAAGTCCTTACCGCAAGCACCTGGACCACGGATGCGCCACCGCCTTCGCCGCGGAAGGCGCTTTCCCCGCAGGAGAAGATCAATGGACCTCGACAAGAAGCTCACCCACGTGGCCGTGGTGGGGGCCGCGGGCAAGATGGGCAGCGGCATCACTCTGCTGCTGGCCCAGGAAATGGCGCGGCTCTCCCTGCTGCCGGAGAACCGGGATCGCCTGTTCCGCCTCGACGCGGTCGATCTCGACCCGAAGGCCCTCCGGGGATTGCAGGACTACGTCCGGGCCCAGGCGGTGAAGACGGCCGAAAAGACCGCCGTGGGTCTGCGCGATCTGTATGCCGACCGGGCCGACCTGGTGGAGAACGAGCAGATCATCGGCGACTACGTGGACCGGGTCTGCTCGATCGTCTGGCCCACCACCGAGATCGCCGCCTGCCGCGGGGCCGAACTGGTCTTCGAGGCCATCGTCGAGAAGGTGGAAGTCAAGGCCAAAGTCTTCTCCCGGCTCAAGGACCTCTGTCCCGAC includes:
- a CDS encoding alanine/glycine:cation symporter family protein, which encodes METLDRFLALAVDYAWGTPLLVLLVGGGLILTIYSRFLPFRGLLHAVDILRGRYDRPDDPGQISHFHALSTALSSTIGMGNIGGVAVAITQGGPGAVFWMWVAAVVGMATKFFTCTLAVLYRGKDSAGEIQGGPMYYIEMGLGRRWRFLAVFFSICGLVGCVGMFQTNQLAEIVQETLAIDPWLTGLVSVSLVTVVILGGIQRIAAVASRLVPLMCGLYLVIAVIILAHHLPALPGLLAQIFHDAFSGTALGGGAQGIAVRTVIQTGIKRAAFSNEAGIGTAPMAHGAARTREPVREGLVAMIGPLIDTVVVCTITALVVLSSGIAQSGEIQGAALTAQAFEATLGGAGKLALVVIVALFGLTTMFGYSYYGRKCFAYLFGAERARIYDVFYLVMLFIGAVWSADMVVNLLDTAFALMALPNLLATLALSPRVMAATRDYFRRQRV
- a CDS encoding TraB/GumN family protein gives rise to the protein MNEAQPPRAASENVTVVESGDKTIHIVGTAHVSRQSVEEVQRVIREIRPETVCIELDANRLQALTDAGRWRKLDIFQVIRQRKVPFLLANLALSAYQARLGEKLGVRPGAEMLAALEAAGEVGAEVVLADRDIQITLKRTWGGLSLWSRLKLFGALLSGFFDDEEITEEQLEELKQGDLLGEMMKEFAESLPQVKTPLIDERDVYLMKKVEQAPGRVIVAVVGAAHVPGMVRHAGEPVDLAALETLPPPSRAIGMIKWVIPSLVLAAFTWGYFKLQGQDLSQLLVAWVLPNALFAGLFSLLAGSRLLTAVSAFVASPITSLNPTIQAGMVAGLVEAWLRRPTVEDCERVREDSRTLRGLYRNRFTRVLLVSVAASLGSALGAYVGIGWMITLLNRLSA
- a CDS encoding serine/threonine-protein kinase → MSHPGRSAGSHPPRTLDEAALLRWTEASAAVGANVLGRGYQGQVYLYADHDPPLVIKAALGRGPVGWARRWMLRNEYRAYTRLAGLPGVPRCLGLVRGRLLLLSLVQGVPFRGAEIVDRRQFFQELQELIETLHSRQVAHGDLKKKDNLLVVDSRHPVIIDFGAAVVRRPGIAPFNHYLFRLARRFDINACIKLRLGHNPDDAAAQAEGYRRTLVERLSRAIKRSWLRLRG
- a CDS encoding isoprenylcysteine carboxylmethyltransferase family protein, which codes for MTSERPPKGVLGLRRLLWDLQHRRERFRQLLGVLFSVLVSLMGRPLPEVFWWGVGGAGLGILIRLWASGHVKKDRELATDGPYAFVRHPLYVGNILIGLGFCLASGLWWSYPLFLFFLLAFYPPAIRQEDAKLHGLFGNRWEQWSQRTRALLPRLTPFERSGVGHWSFNQSLKANGEPIIALFLLIWLYVLWYKLQLP
- a CDS encoding FAD-dependent oxidoreductase, whose product is MDDIAQPPSEGPERDREDLLRLASLAAHQLRSPLNSIQTLLSTVIGGFVGPVDPRQRQLLEKAVASCGDGIHLVADLMRLRSLEDLSAESLAPVNLLSILESVRERVSEPAREKEIELCDKVEVADPADAWVRGDPGAVEEILFVLADNAVKYTPRGGRVCFEIRRAGSEGGELEFAVADTGIGIPAEMREQVFDEFFRAPNAREMTREGSGLGLAFARRAAQRLGGSLALETAEGGGTRAVLRLERCPECAQGDAAGGQARTAEKAATWTAARPVSRRVVVVGGVAAGSKVAAKVMRLDPDADVTVVERGRALSYAGCGLPYYISGVVARQRDLISTPLGEERDSALFHDLRNVRTLDLTEALEIDRPKRKVRVRSLVDGRRRWLSYDVLVLATGASPVIPKIEGVDLAGVYTLHGVESAEAIKEELRSGAAKDVVIVGAGLLGSEITESVAVTGARVSLVEKQERVMGLIDPDLALLLERRLSASGVKIATGREVLRLEGDGRVQRVVLDDGRVLACDFVILAAGVRPNVELALQAGLELGPTGAVAVDERQLTSDPRIYAVGDCAEQRHLVTGERTWIPMGSTALKQARVAAINLCGGDDRFEGVVGSTVIKIFDQTVARTGLGERQAIEAGFDPVTAIVPSLDCAHYIPTARPILLKVVADRASRKLLGVQGIGRGDVAKRVDVAAVALTAEMSVDRLSHLDLCFAPPYGLAIDSLLAAGNIIRNKLDGLFTGISAAAMRRRLQSPEPPYVLDVRLPSAFEAKRLPGSVNIPLGSLRGRLHELPEDRLIVLVSRTGLKSYEAALILVDRGFTDVTLLDGGLEAWPWALEHL
- the rarD gene encoding EamA family transporter RarD; the encoded protein is MGSSPARVQGVIFALAAYLWWGLVPVYFKAVHHVPPLEVLAHRVAWCVLLLLGWMLVTARAAGLPFTWPRRPSPTVFITTTLIATNWLIFIWAVFNDQVLQASLGYFINPLLSVLLGRFVLGEHLRPLQWSAVGVATGAVTLLTVARGELPAVALVLAGSFALYGLLRKRSRLEATEGLLLETLLLLPAALGYLVVMGLRGELAFLHVDRSTDLLLLAAGPVTALPLLWYVAGARRLRLATMGLLQYLAPSLHFALAVLVYGEQARGAEIIAFGGVWCALLLYNLDVLRSRRTTAGDPATR
- a CDS encoding iron chelate uptake ABC transporter family permease subunit; protein product: MTEMLSFMAAPLAACLVLVGIHTYFGVHIIERRVLFVDLAVAQFAALGAVVGFALGHHGGEAGSTLYSMGFAFLAAAFFALSRERKERIPQEALIGIAFVVASALAIVVADRAPEGAEHIKETLSGSLLWVTWPTVLKDLAIYSIVGACHWLLRRRFMLISRDPAEAWRRGWRVRGWDFLFYLSFGVIITFSVEIGGVLMVFSYLVIPACIAILFAERMLPRLLIGWTAGVAGSILGLGISFHWDFPTGPAIVVVLGAMLGGAWMLTAFRSETRPASP
- a CDS encoding metal ABC transporter substrate-binding protein, which translates into the protein MQRLATCLAVLASFPGAHASRLEVVTTLSDYAAIAREIGGERVHAQAIVPGHANAHFIRPKPSYALMLRRADVFVSTGLDLELWAPVLVDKAGNRRIMDGAPGSVAAAAGVELLDKPTSLSRAAGDVHIYGNPHIHTSPILAKAIAGNIAAGLCRVDPGACPRYREGLARFRAEIDRRLYGETLLEFLDSASLDPLAAQGRLPAFLEAQGLSDKLGGWLGRARSLWGRKLVCYHKNWIYLTTLLGLQVVDYVEPKPGIPPTAGHVSRLIRKIETENIEVLLAANYFEKRKPEQIAAKTGIHPVIVPLSVGGAPGADTYFDLVDLWIESLVAAWNGEGR